A stretch of Brassica napus cultivar Da-Ae chromosome C6, Da-Ae, whole genome shotgun sequence DNA encodes these proteins:
- the LOC106356958 gene encoding uncharacterized protein LOC106356958: MHALRVLLPTSHFPRIIPELVEMIRDLEEFLAFPWGRVAFEMLVTGIKKKDEILLSQTSVALPGFLDAIQLVFMEAVPQIKEVVPQPEPVVVIESDSESETGCGDSQADEEEDEAVIKPATPAAAVRYCVNPAHVKALDEDEKTEVISFFEDTSHSSDDLTWDDEVVDVVVDELVRLIKEDYTFKNTMFVGGLTAADLVRMRAERKQKYKETKERKERENQPDSPDTDASDAGEPAGFS; this comes from the exons ATGCATGCCTTGCGTGTGCTTCTCCCGACGTCTCATTTCCCCCGAATCATTCCAGAGCTTGTTGAAATGATACGAGACTTGGAAGAATTTCTGGCATTCCCATGGGGTAGGGTCGCGTTCGAGATGCTAGTCACTGGGATCAAGAAGAAAGATGAGATCCTACTATCTCAAACAAGCGTTGCATTACCCGGGTTTTTGGATGCTATTCAACTTGTGTTCATGGAGGCAGTGCCGCAGATAAAAGAGGTGGTTCCGCAGCCGGAACCTGTGGTGGTGATAGAGTCAGACTCTGAATCAGAAACTGGATGCGGCGACTCGCAAGCcgatgaggaagaagacgaagctGTCATAAAACCAGCCACACCTGCAGCAGCAGTTCGCTATTGCGTGAATCCAGCACATGTAAAAGCGTTGGACGAAGATGAAAAG ACAGAGGTGATATCATTCTTTGAGGATACATCACACTCCTCGGATGACCTTACTTGGGATGACGAGGTTGTTGACGTCGTGGTGGATGAACTTGTCCGTCTAATTAAAGAAGACTACACATTTAAGAACACAATGTTTGTTGGAGGCCTAACTGCAGCTGACCTGGTCCGTATGAGAgcagagagaaaacaaaaatataaagagacaaaagagagaaaggaaCGAGAGAACCAGCCGGATTCTCCAGATACTGACGCCAGTGACGCTGGTGAACCAGCCGGATTCTCCTGA
- the LOC106353515 gene encoding indole glucosinolate O-methyltransferase 5 encodes MGYVSDPKSMNEINGDDETELGLRAVRLANYITFPMVFKAAIELGVIDTLYSAARADMNGSSSFLKPSEIATRLPTTPSNPEAPALLDRMLRLLASYSMVKCQILDGERVYKAEPICKYFLRYNIEEIGTLASQFILELDSVFLNTWAQLKDVVLEGGDAFARANGGLKLFDYMGTDERLSKLFNRTGFSVGVLQKFLEVYKGFEGVNVLVDVGGGVGNTLGFVTSKYPNIKGINFDLTCALTQAPSYPNVEHVAGDMFVEVPRGDAIILKRMLHDWSDEDCAKILKNCWKALPENGKVIIMELVIPDEAESADVQSNIAFDMDLLMLTQCSGGKERSRAEYEAMAADSGFANCKFVCQAYHLWVIEFTK; translated from the exons ATGGGATACGTTTCAGACCCTAAATCCATGAATGAGattaatggagatgatgagaccgagcttggtttgagGGCGGTGAGGCTAGCCAATTACATAACCTTCCCAATGGTTTTCAAAGCCGCCATCGAACTTGGTGTCATCGATACTCTCTACTCAGCTGCTCGTGCTGATATGAATGGATCCAGTTCATTCCTCAAACCGTCTGAGATAGCTACTCGGCTTCCTACAACGCCTAGTAATCCTGAAGCACCTGCTTTGTTGGACCGTATGCTTCGTTTACTCGCTAGTTACTCAATGGTCAAATGCCAAATCCTAGATGGTGAGAGGGTTTACAAAGCTGAACCCATTTGCAAGTATTTCTTGAGATACAATATTGAAGAAATAGGAACACTTGCTTCTCAATTCATTCTTGAACTCGACAGTGTCTTCCTCAATACATG GGCACAACTGAAAGATGTGGTGCTAGAAGGAGGAGATGCATTTGCTCGTGCCAACGGTGGGTTGAAGCTCTTTGATTACATGGGAACGGATGAGAGACTAAGCAAACTCTTTAACCGGACTGGATTCAGCGTTGGGGTTTTGCAGAAGTTTCTAGAAGTTTACAAAGGTTTCGAAGGAGTTAATGTGTTGGTTGATGTAGGAGGAGGAGTTGGAAACACACTAGGCTTTGTTACTTCAAAGTATCCAAACATTAAGGGTATTAATTTTGATCTAACTTGTGCTTTGACACAAGCACCTTCTTATCCTAATGTGGAGCATGTGGCTGGAGATATGTTTGTAGAAGTCCCAAGAGGAGATGCTATCATCTTGAAA CGTATGCTTCATGATTGGAGTGATGAAGACTGTGCAAAGATTCTCAAGAATTGCTGGAAAGCGTTACCGGAGAATGGGAAAGTGATTATCATGGAACTAGTAATTCCAGATGAGGCAGAGAGTGCAGATGTGCAGTCCAACATTGCATTTGACATGGATTTGTTGATGCTCACACAATGCTCTGGAGGAAAAGAGAGATCAAGGGCTGAGTATGAAGCTATGGCTGCAGATTCGGGTTTTGCCAATTGCAAGTTTGTATGCCAAGCTTATCATTTGTGGGTCATTGAGTTCACTAAATAG
- the LOC106355703 gene encoding egg cell-secreted protein 1.1 codes for MATKPTFAVSFTVMLVLMVTSSTVTARPLMKPTVGAPSPSTSLVYRLRLDEETGYCWDSLMQLQHCSGELILFFLNGETYIGPGCCSAIRTVGSKCWPTMIGVLGFTAQEGDMLQGYCDDEHDEHALAFSPLPTTVA; via the coding sequence ATGGCTACTAAACCAACTTTTGCGGTTAGCTTCACTGTGATGCTCGTGCTCATGGTAACTTCTTCCACGGTGACAGCACGACCTCTCATGAAACCAACCGTAGGCGCACCTTCTCCTTCCACAAGCCTTGTGTACCGTCTTAGGCTTGATGAAGAAACAGGTTACTGCTGGGATTCATTGATGCAGCTCCAACACTGTTCTGGAGAGCTGATCTTGTTCTTTCTCAACGGTGAGACTTACATTGGCCCAGGGTGTTGCAGTGCTATAAGAACCGTGGGAAGCAAGTGTTGGCCTACTATGATTGGTGTTCTTGGTTTCACTGCTCAAGAAGGTGACATGCTCCAAGGTTATTGTGATGATGAACACGATGAACATGCTCTTGCCTTCTCACCACTGCCTACTACGGTTGCTTGA